The genome window TACAACATTACCTTCTAATTCTTCTGAAGCTGTATCTTCTGAAGCTGTATCTTCTTCAGTTCCTGCATCTTCCTCAGTTCCTGTATTCTCTTTATCGCCTTCGTCCGCTCCTCCGCATGCTACAAGCACAAATGCAAGTGCTGCTACTACTAGGAACATAAGATACTTTTTGAAATTCATGACTAAATGTCCTCCCTATTGTGAACTATTTATTTTTGAGCCGCTTTTTGCTCTCAATTGATAGTATAGTGGGTAAATATTAAGGTTGTGTGTACTGAATGTAAAGGTTTTGTAAATTTATGTAGAAAAAGTCCCCCTAATATCGTAGAATTTTGTAAAAAAATGCGTCATTTATCCCTTATTAACCAGCAATACTATCATGTCTTATATCATTTGCACTATTTTATTTGTTATACTTACATTTGTTAATTATTTTCTATTAGGAGTGGAAATACGTTGCTTACCATTTTTAAAACCGTGTTCCAGATAGCCATATTGTATATATTCTTTCAATTAGGTGAGTGGATTCAGCAGTCACTTCATCTATTTATCCCTGGAAGTGTAATAGGAATGGTCATTCTCTTCCTATTATTACTATTGAATGTAGTCAAACCGTCTTGGATTGATTTAGGATCCAAGTTTATTATTAGACATTTGGTCTTGTTCTTCATCCCTGTAACGGTAGGTGTTATTGAATATCTCGATTTATTCAAAGGCTATGGCCTTATTTTAGTTATCATCGTAATTATTAGTACGCTGCTCGTCATGATTAGCTCTGGACTTGTGAGCCAATGGCTAGTGCGGAGAAAGGAAATAAATAATGACTAACCTTTATATCGGTTCTATCGCAATCATAGGAACTATAATCATTTATATTCTTTCAGCAAAAATCCATGACCGATTCGCTAAACCCTTTACATTGCCAGTGCTCATCTCTACTGTTTGTATCGTTCTCATGTTGCTCATTTTTGATATCCCCTATACAGCATATATGACAGGTGGAAAATGGATAAATGAATTTCTGGGACCTGCAGTTGTTGCGCTTGCCTATCCTCTTTACATGCAACGTCACACAATAAAAAAACTATTAATTCCTATCCTAAGTGGAATCATTGCCGGCGCAGTTATTGGCGTTCTGTCTGGAGTTCTACTCACTAAATGGACTGGATTTAGTGATGAAATCATCGCCACTATCAGCACAAAGTCTGTTACTACACCAGTTTCAATGGCAATCACAGAATCTATCGGCGGTATTCGCCCATTAGCAGCTATCCTTGTCATGATTGCTGGGATTAGTGGAGCAGCTCTGAACGAATTGCTTTTTAAGCTGTTCAATATCCAACATAATATTGCTAAAGGTATCGCTTTAGGCAGTGCCTCACATGCTATTGGTACGGCAGCATCAATGGAAAAAAGCCTCATCCAGGGTTCTGTTAGTACTATTGCAATGGTCATTAGTGCTATAACTGTTTCAATCATTACTCCTGGAATAATTGTATTTTTAGTGTAAACACTATTACATTTTTAGTAGTTAAGAAAGGATAAAAACTTTCTTACTACATAAGTGCAACCAAGGCTGTCACCGAAGGACTTGGTAATACCCAAGTTTTCTAATAAACAGGGAAGTATTACTAATTACTTACCCTGTTTATTAGAATTGAAACTACTTTTTATGATAATGTACAAACTATTTTTAATCTTTACTTTTATTCGTTACATACTCATTCGGTGAATCCCCACCAACGGAATTATGATTCTTATATTGGCTCTTCCTTCCATTGCGATGCTCCCCACTGTTTTCATTTTCTTTAAATTGCCTGTTTTTCTGCTCTTTATTTGTCATAAAATACCTCCTCGATGATTTTGTTTAGTTTAAGGAAATATCGGTTATTTATACGCTTCATTTCTTAGTATAGATTGTTTCACTTCCACCCCCAAATCCAATTCCGATTCGATTGTAATAGTAGTAAAGGCTATAAGCTGTTCACAAAATCAATATGATAAAGATCTTAATCAAATAGAAAGGAGGAATACTGGCAAATCGGGGATATAATCAAATTAATATTTGTTCAAAACGATAAATGTAAAGGAATTTAATCAAAAGGAGGAGTTTACCTATGAAGCTTTATTTAGATCCAGGTCACGGTGGTTCAGATCCTGGTGCAAGTGGAAATGGTTTAAAAGAAAAGGAAATCAATCTAGATATCGCACTTCGAATTCGCAGCCTCCTGACAACGAACTATGAAAATGTTCAAGTAAAAATGAGCCGCACAAACGATAACACTAAGAGCTTACAACAGCGAACAGATGAAGCAAACAGTTGGGGAGCCGACTTTTATATGTCCATTCACTGTAACTCTTTTAATGGAACTGCTAATGGCTACGAAGACTTTATTCACAATCTACTATCCAATCAATCCAGAACAGCAGGCTACCAAGACATACTCCACAGTGAAATTATTAAAGCTAACGGACTTTATAACCGCGGCCAAAAAAAGGCTAATTTTCATGTATTACGTGAATCAACAATGGCTGCGTTTCTATCCGAAAACGGATTTATCGATAATAGTAAAGATGCTGCACTTATGAAACAGACATCTTGGAGACAAAAGGTTGCACATGGTCATGTAAATGGCTTAGTTAAAGCCTTCAATTTAAAAAGAAAAGCAGGAAAGCCAAGTGATCCTATCAAACACAGCAATCCAAATATACTTTATAAGGTTATTGCCGGCTCATTTAATTCAAAGAAAAATGCAGATGCGCGTGTTGCTTTTTTAAAAGGGGAGGGAATTGAAGCTCTTGTTACTACCAAAACTATTTCAAATGTGCGCTGGTATCGAGTTCAAGCGGGAGCATTTAAAAATCGCAAAAACGCAGACGAACGTATGAATGCAATTAAGAAGACTGGTGCAGACGCATTTATTGAAAGCTAAAAATGCAAAAAACCTTATTGTCTGAAGGCAGTAAGGTTTTTCGCTATAAAATTATAGAAATATAGGATATGGATAACCTTTGGCTCCTTTTCAGCCACACTCAATTTCAGCGACTAGCGATACTTCACTCAGGGTTTATACCTTTTAGATAGTTCGTAAATCTGCAAGCTAATTATTTGACGACAAACAATGTATAGTGTATAATAAGTGGTCGCTACAACAATAAATTGAAATAAAAATATGAGGTGAGAAAGTGAAGAAATTTATATCTACAAAGATGGGATTCTTCGCGATCGCTCTAGTTCTTTTTTGGATTAAAACGTATATCATTTATTTAATAGAGTTTGACTTAGGGGTTAGTAATGGAATGCAGCAATTTCTATTATTCCTGAATCCTCTAAGCTCAGGGTTGATATTTCTAGGACTAGCTTTGTTCGCGAAAGGCAAGAAAGTTGGAATATGGATTATCATAATAGAAGCGGTATTAAGCTTTTTAATGTATGCAAATGTTGTTTTTTATCGATTTAATAGTGATTTTATTACCGTTGCAGTACTAATGCAAACAGAAAACTTCGGTAGTCTTGGTGGCAGTATCGTCAGTCTAATGGAATGGCGTGATCTTTTATACACACTTGATATTATTTTACTGATTGTATTATTTAAGAAATTGAATATAAATTGGACTGTTGTTCGTACAAAAGCACGCAGGCCAATTACCGTTTTAGCTGCAGGTATTCTTGTATTTACGATCAATCTCGGACTTGCTGAAATCGATCGACCACAATTATTAGAACGTACTTTTGACCGAAACTATTTAGTGAAGTATCTAGGAAT of Oceanobacillus zhaokaii contains these proteins:
- a CDS encoding CidA/LrgA family protein, with amino-acid sequence MLTIFKTVFQIAILYIFFQLGEWIQQSLHLFIPGSVIGMVILFLLLLLNVVKPSWIDLGSKFIIRHLVLFFIPVTVGVIEYLDLFKGYGLILVIIVIISTLLVMISSGLVSQWLVRRKEINND
- a CDS encoding LrgB family protein — translated: MTNLYIGSIAIIGTIIIYILSAKIHDRFAKPFTLPVLISTVCIVLMLLIFDIPYTAYMTGGKWINEFLGPAVVALAYPLYMQRHTIKKLLIPILSGIIAGAVIGVLSGVLLTKWTGFSDEIIATISTKSVTTPVSMAITESIGGIRPLAAILVMIAGISGAALNELLFKLFNIQHNIAKGIALGSASHAIGTAASMEKSLIQGSVSTIAMVISAITVSIITPGIIVFLV
- a CDS encoding N-acetylmuramoyl-L-alanine amidase, whose amino-acid sequence is MKLYLDPGHGGSDPGASGNGLKEKEINLDIALRIRSLLTTNYENVQVKMSRTNDNTKSLQQRTDEANSWGADFYMSIHCNSFNGTANGYEDFIHNLLSNQSRTAGYQDILHSEIIKANGLYNRGQKKANFHVLRESTMAAFLSENGFIDNSKDAALMKQTSWRQKVAHGHVNGLVKAFNLKRKAGKPSDPIKHSNPNILYKVIAGSFNSKKNADARVAFLKGEGIEALVTTKTISNVRWYRVQAGAFKNRKNADERMNAIKKTGADAFIES